From Candidatus Methanoplasma cognatum, one genomic window encodes:
- the fni gene encoding type 2 isopentenyl-diphosphate Delta-isomerase: protein MAPIEERKADHIEICLKERVEPGYCYWDDVRLIHNALPEVNADEIDMSAEVLGKKLDFPFMVTAITGGFQGAKKINENIAKACSELRIGMGVGSERAGVAGKERDSYSIIKEYDIPLVIGNIGAPQLVSQHSKDKFSADDVGKAKDLIGADVMAIHLNFLQEVVQPEGDTNAKGCFDAIRGLAKEYPIIVKETGAGISKEVALRLKGTGILGMDIAGMGGTSFSAVELYRAMAGNDMIRTNMGGSFFDWGIPAPASLIAARNGLPIIASGGILDGIHVASSVAMGACCAGAAHAVLREATESSDAVIEKLTLIREELRAAMLLTGSANIKQLSGARYIVLGETKQWLEGLL, encoded by the coding sequence ATGGCCCCCATCGAAGAAAGGAAAGCGGACCACATCGAGATATGCCTCAAAGAAAGGGTGGAACCGGGGTATTGTTACTGGGATGACGTCAGACTGATACACAACGCGCTTCCGGAGGTTAATGCCGACGAGATAGACATGTCGGCCGAAGTATTGGGAAAGAAATTGGATTTCCCATTCATGGTCACGGCCATCACCGGAGGGTTCCAGGGCGCCAAAAAGATCAACGAGAACATCGCGAAAGCGTGTTCCGAACTCAGGATCGGAATGGGCGTCGGAAGCGAAAGGGCCGGTGTCGCAGGCAAAGAGCGGGACAGTTATTCGATAATAAAAGAATATGACATCCCCCTGGTAATAGGGAACATCGGAGCGCCGCAGCTCGTATCCCAGCACAGCAAGGACAAGTTCTCCGCTGACGATGTGGGCAAGGCAAAGGATCTGATCGGCGCGGATGTCATGGCCATACATCTTAACTTCCTGCAGGAGGTCGTCCAACCTGAGGGGGACACGAACGCAAAGGGCTGCTTCGACGCCATAAGGGGTCTCGCAAAAGAATATCCGATAATAGTGAAGGAGACCGGCGCCGGGATATCGAAGGAAGTGGCATTGAGGCTGAAAGGCACCGGAATATTGGGAATGGACATAGCAGGCATGGGCGGAACAAGTTTCTCCGCCGTCGAACTCTACAGAGCCATGGCAGGCAATGACATGATAAGGACGAACATGGGCGGGTCCTTCTTTGACTGGGGGATACCCGCCCCCGCGTCCCTTATCGCGGCAAGGAACGGTCTCCCGATAATTGCGTCCGGAGGTATACTGGACGGGATCCACGTGGCCTCGTCCGTCGCAATGGGCGCATGCTGTGCCGGCGCGGCGCACGCGGTACTGCGGGAGGCCACCGAATCATCCGATGCGGTCATAGAGAAACTCACTTTGATCAGAGAGGAACTCAGGGCGGCCATGCTTCTTACCGGTTCAGCTAACATAAAACAGCTTTCCGGCGCCAGATACATAGTGCTTGGAGAGACCAAACAATGGCTGGAGGGATTGTTATAG
- a CDS encoding isopentenyl phosphate kinase: protein MILIKLGGSIITDKTQYRTFNGGCVRRLCKEIRDSGESVIIVHGGGSFGHVLAKEYALQNGFADFGQVPAVARVQYDMRELNLMVIGELLNAGIPAASVPPGSCFMMDNGKLILDDPEVLLSASHLGIMPVTFGDVVFDRSKGFGICSGDQLMEVLCALYNPKRAVFVSDVDGLFDKDPKKNPDAKLLTEVTSELLNKISSESGADDVTGGVRAKMEAMLRMTSPERDCVLVNGSVEGRLYSLLKGERVISTTVKGGL from the coding sequence ATGATATTGATCAAACTTGGCGGAAGCATTATCACCGACAAGACCCAGTACAGGACCTTTAACGGCGGCTGCGTACGAAGGCTCTGCAAAGAGATCAGAGATTCGGGGGAGAGCGTGATCATTGTCCACGGCGGCGGCTCCTTCGGCCATGTCCTCGCAAAGGAATACGCCCTGCAGAACGGGTTCGCGGATTTCGGGCAGGTGCCGGCCGTCGCGAGGGTGCAGTATGATATGAGGGAGCTCAATCTCATGGTCATCGGAGAACTGCTGAACGCCGGCATTCCGGCGGCCTCGGTGCCTCCCGGTTCCTGCTTTATGATGGATAACGGGAAACTCATCCTGGACGATCCGGAGGTCCTTCTCTCGGCGTCCCACCTCGGGATAATGCCGGTGACGTTCGGCGACGTCGTCTTCGACCGGAGCAAGGGATTCGGGATCTGTTCCGGAGATCAGCTGATGGAGGTGCTTTGCGCCCTGTATAATCCTAAGAGGGCGGTCTTCGTTTCCGATGTGGACGGACTGTTCGACAAAGATCCGAAAAAGAACCCGGACGCAAAGCTGCTGACCGAAGTGACCTCCGAGCTTCTGAACAAGATATCAAGCGAGAGCGGCGCGGACGACGTTACGGGGGGAGTACGGGCCAAGATGGAGGCCATGCTGCGGATGACGTCCCCGGAGCGGGACTGCGTGCTGGTCAACGGTTCGGTCGAAGGGCGGCTGTACTCACTATTAAAGGGAGAGAGAGTTATCTCCACCACTGTGAAAGGAGGATTGTGA
- a CDS encoding HypC/HybG/HupF family hydrogenase formation chaperone, producing MCLAVPGRIIRIDGDVGEVDFGGVIRKANITMVEAKVGDWAVVHAGFAIEIMDEEEAQETLKLWNEVLESDHASMQ from the coding sequence ATGTGTCTGGCAGTGCCGGGGAGGATCATCAGGATCGATGGGGACGTGGGAGAGGTCGATTTCGGAGGCGTTATCCGAAAAGCGAACATCACGATGGTGGAGGCCAAGGTCGGAGACTGGGCGGTCGTGCACGCAGGATTCGCCATAGAGATAATGGACGAAGAAGAGGCTCAGGAGACCCTGAAGCTGTGGAATGAGGTCTTGGAAAGCGATCACGCCTCCATGCAATGA
- a CDS encoding nascent polypeptide-associated complex protein: MSGMRGVNPRQMQQAMKKMGIKQTTIDNATEVIIRTTDKEIVLTNVEVVLVDMQGSRSYQISGDEEIRKPGSTGPAAAPSFPAVDIELVMSQTGCDKERAVKALEDANGQPAEAILKIMTS, translated from the coding sequence ATGTCAGGAATGAGAGGCGTAAATCCCCGCCAGATGCAGCAGGCAATGAAGAAGATGGGCATAAAGCAGACGACCATCGACAATGCCACAGAGGTCATAATAAGAACGACCGACAAAGAGATAGTGCTCACAAATGTGGAAGTGGTGCTCGTCGACATGCAGGGAAGCCGCAGCTACCAGATATCTGGAGACGAAGAGATCCGTAAGCCCGGGTCGACGGGTCCGGCGGCCGCGCCGTCGTTCCCCGCCGTGGACATCGAGCTTGTGATGTCGCAGACAGGATGCGACAAAGAGAGGGCGGTCAAAGCGCTGGAAGACGCGAACGGGCAGCCGGCGGAGGCCATACTCAAGATAATGACGAGCTGA
- a CDS encoding DHHA1 domain-containing protein, translating into MTEEVFRRDGYAFEFEACVLSVEGDDVELDITAFYPGGGGQVCDIGTIRGSGVTEVFYKGGNIIHKVPKNDLKKGDKVWCSVDWDRRYGLMLGHTGEHLLFCSLRRQVPELTINKIFISPESKYVIVDRDISWEDIGKALEFANRAIRDNLPVTKAVMSRDDPELEKVRIKKERIPEGEDVSVVSIGDIDLSACSGLHVMETGELEMIFVDRKVSAGKDGIAIHFKVGSEAKDSAMALANASLQASDAAESKPEDLVRAVSNLKAEYDALRRSAGSFVRKQAMDLVPTTVGGVEAVGGIFPSVDRSVLSEAAETHKNSGRVCVLVSAGESASVIISSGNGKIDCRDVLSKVLAGFGGRGGGKPDFAQGGIADAASAEELFSKTMDEVVQRLQLIK; encoded by the coding sequence ATGACGGAAGAGGTCTTCAGGCGCGACGGCTACGCTTTTGAGTTCGAAGCCTGCGTATTATCCGTTGAGGGTGACGATGTCGAGCTTGACATAACCGCCTTCTATCCGGGCGGCGGGGGGCAGGTGTGTGATATCGGAACGATACGGGGCTCCGGTGTCACGGAGGTATTCTACAAAGGCGGAAATATAATCCATAAGGTCCCGAAGAACGATCTGAAGAAGGGGGACAAGGTCTGGTGCAGCGTCGACTGGGACAGACGTTACGGCCTCATGCTGGGACACACCGGGGAGCATCTCCTCTTCTGCTCTCTGAGAAGGCAGGTCCCGGAACTTACGATCAACAAGATCTTCATCTCCCCTGAAAGCAAATATGTTATCGTTGACAGGGACATAAGCTGGGAGGATATAGGTAAAGCGCTGGAATTCGCGAACAGGGCGATAAGAGATAACCTTCCCGTGACCAAAGCGGTCATGAGCCGGGACGACCCGGAGCTTGAGAAAGTGAGGATAAAAAAAGAGAGGATCCCCGAGGGGGAGGACGTCTCGGTCGTGTCCATCGGGGACATAGATCTATCGGCGTGCAGCGGCCTCCATGTCATGGAGACAGGCGAGCTGGAGATGATATTCGTCGACAGGAAGGTCTCCGCCGGAAAGGACGGGATCGCGATACATTTCAAGGTCGGCAGCGAGGCCAAGGACTCCGCGATGGCACTGGCGAACGCGAGCCTTCAGGCCTCGGACGCGGCGGAAAGCAAACCGGAGGACCTCGTGCGGGCGGTGTCCAACCTGAAGGCGGAGTACGATGCGCTGAGAAGATCGGCGGGCTCCTTCGTGAGGAAGCAGGCCATGGACCTTGTACCGACGACGGTGGGAGGAGTTGAAGCGGTGGGCGGGATATTCCCGTCTGTCGACAGGTCCGTCCTATCGGAGGCGGCGGAGACGCACAAGAACTCAGGAAGGGTCTGCGTACTGGTATCGGCCGGGGAGAGCGCGTCTGTCATAATATCCTCCGGGAACGGGAAGATAGACTGCAGGGACGTCTTGTCAAAGGTCCTCGCCGGATTCGGCGGGAGAGGCGGCGGCAAGCCCGACTTTGCTCAAGGGGGGATCGCGGACGCCGCTTCGGCGGAGGAACTGTTCTCAAAAACAATGGATGAGGTTGTACAACGGCTACAATTAATTAAGTGA